One Devosia lacusdianchii genomic window carries:
- a CDS encoding phage major tail protein, TP901-1 family gives MAAQSGKNMLLKLDQTGSGSFLTVAGLRTRALAFNASTVDTTDQESAGRWRELLAGGGVKRASVSGAGVFKDGASDAQIRALFFAGTIRNWQLILPDFGTVEGPFQIVALEFSADHAGEVTFDLALESAGEMTFAVI, from the coding sequence ATGGCCGCTCAGAGCGGGAAGAATATGTTGCTCAAGCTCGACCAGACCGGGTCGGGGAGCTTTCTCACCGTGGCGGGGCTGCGAACGCGGGCCTTGGCATTCAATGCCTCGACCGTCGATACGACGGATCAGGAGAGCGCCGGGCGGTGGCGCGAGTTGCTCGCCGGTGGCGGGGTGAAGCGGGCCTCGGTTTCGGGGGCGGGCGTGTTCAAGGATGGCGCGTCGGATGCGCAGATCCGGGCGCTGTTCTTCGCCGGGACGATCCGCAACTGGCAATTGATCCTGCCTGATTTCGGTACGGTCGAGGGGCCGTTCCAGATCGTGGCGCTGGAGTTTTCGGCCGATCACGCCGGAGAAGTGACGTTCGACCTGGCGCTGGAAAGCGCCGGGGAAATGACGTTTGCGGTGATTTAG
- a CDS encoding gene transfer agent family protein yields MAIPQRGEIDAVIGGEARTLCLTLGALAELEARLQAGDLVGLAERFSSGRVSARDLTAILGAGLRGGGNAVSDDDLARLSIEGGLKGAAEIAARLLRATFGEAA; encoded by the coding sequence ATGGCCATTCCACAACGAGGCGAAATTGACGCCGTCATTGGCGGGGAGGCCCGCACACTGTGCCTGACGCTGGGGGCACTGGCGGAGCTGGAGGCGCGGTTGCAGGCGGGGGACCTCGTCGGGCTGGCCGAGCGGTTCTCGTCGGGCCGGGTTTCGGCGCGGGATCTTACGGCGATCCTGGGGGCGGGGCTGCGCGGCGGTGGTAATGCCGTCAGCGATGACGACCTGGCGCGGCTGTCGATCGAGGGCGGGCTCAAGGGTGCGGCGGAGATCGCCGCGCGGCTGCTGAGGGCGACGTTTGGAGAAGCCGCATGA
- a CDS encoding rcc01693 family protein, whose translation MTPFPWEAAMRFGLGVLRLPPRDFWRMTPRELASAWGAVIGDRGSLARDELNGLMERFPDGR comes from the coding sequence ATGACACCGTTTCCGTGGGAGGCGGCAATGCGGTTCGGGTTGGGCGTATTGCGGCTGCCGCCGCGCGACTTCTGGCGCATGACGCCGCGCGAACTGGCTTCGGCCTGGGGCGCTGTGATTGGCGATCGTGGCTCGCTGGCGCGCGATGAGCTCAATGGATTGATGGAGCGCTTTCCCGATGGCCGATGA
- a CDS encoding phage tail tape measure protein, with product MADDFFPDSFRDELSDTKLELERIEDLASGVARSISAGFRGALLEGKSLKSVLGDIARSFADIALKAAIKPLGDLFGGLIGNLFAGTNPALGNVTPFAKGGVIATPSYFPLGNGMGLMGEAGAEAIMPLQRGSDGRLGVAGGGGAVNVTFNVTASDARSFAASEAELSAMLLRAVKRGTRAS from the coding sequence ATGGCCGATGATTTCTTTCCCGACAGTTTTCGCGATGAGCTGAGCGATACGAAGCTGGAGCTTGAGCGCATCGAGGATCTGGCCAGTGGCGTGGCGCGCTCGATCAGCGCCGGTTTCCGTGGGGCTTTGCTCGAAGGCAAGTCGCTCAAATCGGTGCTGGGCGATATCGCGCGCAGCTTTGCCGATATTGCGCTGAAAGCCGCGATCAAACCGCTGGGCGACTTGTTCGGCGGATTGATCGGGAACCTGTTTGCCGGAACCAATCCGGCGCTCGGCAATGTGACACCCTTCGCCAAGGGCGGGGTGATCGCGACGCCGAGCTATTTTCCGCTGGGCAATGGCATGGGGCTGATGGGCGAGGCCGGGGCCGAAGCCATCATGCCGCTGCAGCGCGGCTCCGATGGGCGGCTGGGTGTGGCGGGCGGTGGCGGCGCGGTGAACGTGACGTTCAACGTGACCGCCAGCGACGCGCGGAGCTTTGCCGCGAGCGAGGCCGAACTCAGCGCCATGCTGTTGCGCGCGGTGAAGCGCGGGACGCGGGCGTCGTAG
- a CDS encoding DUF2460 domain-containing protein yields the protein MAFHPIRFPLDVALGARGGPERKTDVVTLAGGGEQRNGRWHHSRRRYNAGYGVKSRADMAAVLAFFEERRGRLHGFLWRDGLDFSSNGGVPTALDQAIGTGDGSKTSFQLTKRYGASFDPYLRPITKPVAGSVRVAVAGVALSSGWTVDVSTGVVGFNVAPANGAAVTAGFLFDVPVRFDSDRLDVELTSFDGAEAPSIPLVEILP from the coding sequence ATGGCCTTCCACCCCATTCGCTTCCCGCTCGATGTCGCGCTGGGCGCGCGGGGTGGGCCGGAGCGTAAGACTGACGTGGTAACGCTGGCGGGCGGTGGCGAGCAGCGCAATGGCCGCTGGCACCATTCGCGCCGGCGCTACAATGCCGGATACGGCGTCAAGTCGCGGGCCGATATGGCCGCAGTGCTTGCATTCTTCGAGGAGCGGCGCGGGCGGCTACACGGGTTTCTGTGGCGCGACGGGCTGGATTTTTCCAGCAATGGCGGCGTGCCGACGGCGTTGGACCAGGCGATCGGGACCGGGGACGGCAGCAAGACCAGCTTTCAACTGACCAAACGATATGGCGCGTCGTTCGATCCGTACCTTCGGCCGATCACCAAGCCGGTGGCGGGCAGCGTACGGGTGGCGGTGGCGGGGGTGGCACTGTCGAGCGGCTGGACGGTGGATGTCTCGACCGGCGTCGTTGGCTTCAACGTGGCGCCGGCCAATGGGGCGGCGGTGACGGCGGGATTTCTGTTCGATGTGCCGGTGCGGTTCGATAGCGATCGGCTGGATGTGGAACTCACCAGCTTCGATGGTGCCGAGGCTCCAAGCATTCCGCTGGTGGAGATCCTGCCATGA
- a CDS encoding DUF2163 domain-containing protein, translating to MRTLDAGFAAHIAQGETTLCHCWKLVRVDGAVLGFTDHDRTLSFGGTEFVPAHGLDGSEMPSRLGAQVQTSEVLGVLHAEAITEDDILLGRYDGAAIETWRVNWGDVSQRVLLRSDTIGEIIREDGVFRAELRSAQQGLNATHGRVYQGLCDAALGDGRCGVNVAAPAFRGFATVTGFDDPYRIVVSGLSGFAADWFGFGSAVWTDGRRVGMSDGVTTHTRIGGVDVLGFSVKVGDWVAVGDTLTVTAGCDRRFATCKAKFANAVNFRGFPHIPGSDFVLRHPRNQDALDGRAVVK from the coding sequence ATGAGGACGCTCGATGCGGGTTTCGCGGCGCATATAGCGCAGGGCGAGACGACGCTGTGCCACTGCTGGAAGCTGGTGCGGGTGGATGGGGCTGTGCTGGGCTTTACCGATCACGACCGGACGTTGAGCTTTGGCGGCACCGAGTTTGTGCCGGCGCATGGGCTGGATGGCAGCGAAATGCCGTCTCGGCTGGGGGCCCAGGTGCAGACCAGCGAGGTGCTGGGCGTGCTCCATGCCGAGGCAATTACCGAGGATGATATTCTGCTGGGTCGTTATGACGGCGCCGCGATCGAAACCTGGCGGGTGAACTGGGGCGATGTGAGCCAGCGGGTTTTGCTGCGGAGCGATACGATTGGCGAAATTATCCGCGAGGACGGGGTGTTCCGGGCAGAACTTCGCTCGGCACAGCAGGGGCTGAATGCCACGCATGGCCGTGTCTATCAGGGCCTGTGCGATGCGGCGCTGGGGGATGGCCGCTGCGGGGTCAACGTGGCGGCGCCGGCGTTTCGCGGCTTTGCCACGGTGACGGGGTTCGATGATCCCTATCGCATCGTCGTCTCGGGGCTGAGCGGTTTTGCGGCCGACTGGTTCGGCTTTGGCTCTGCGGTGTGGACGGACGGGCGACGGGTTGGAATGAGCGATGGCGTCACCACCCATACCCGGATCGGTGGCGTGGACGTGCTGGGCTTTTCGGTCAAGGTGGGCGACTGGGTGGCGGTGGGCGATACGCTGACCGTGACGGCCGGTTGCGATCGGCGGTTTGCCACCTGCAAGGCCAAGTTCGCAAATGCGGTCAATTTTCGGGGCTTTCCGCATATTCCGGGCAGCGACTTCGTGCTGCGGCACCCGCGCAATCAGGACGCGCTTGATGGCCGGGCGGTGGTCAAGTGA
- a CDS encoding NlpC/P60 family protein, translating into MVAAARAFLGTPYRHQASTPGAGCDCLGLLRGVWRALYGDEPMAMPAYRPGMRDPLNAGALRLAAEQFLLAEHGPLAAGQVVLFRLNGAAEPKHCGILLGPDWFIHAQERLGVVEANLTEAWVTRVKGRFRFPEVLTSPLGRGRRVAPGEGAFSEL; encoded by the coding sequence GTGGTTGCGGCAGCGCGGGCATTTCTGGGGACGCCATATCGCCACCAGGCATCGACGCCCGGGGCCGGGTGCGACTGCCTCGGTTTGCTGCGTGGGGTGTGGCGAGCGCTTTATGGCGATGAGCCAATGGCCATGCCGGCCTATCGGCCGGGCATGCGCGATCCGTTGAACGCAGGGGCGTTGCGGCTGGCCGCGGAGCAATTTCTGCTGGCCGAGCACGGGCCTTTGGCGGCGGGGCAGGTGGTGCTGTTTCGGCTAAACGGCGCCGCGGAGCCCAAGCATTGCGGGATTTTGCTGGGGCCGGACTGGTTCATCCATGCGCAGGAGCGGCTGGGCGTAGTCGAGGCGAACCTGACCGAGGCCTGGGTCACGCGGGTCAAAGGGCGGTTCCGGTTTCCTGAGGTTCTTACCTCTCCCTTGGGGAGAGGTCGGCGCGTAGCGCCGGGTGAAGGGGCCTTCTCCGAACTCTGA
- a CDS encoding baseplate multidomain protein megatron has translation MATLALSLAGQFVGGMFGGPLGATIGRALGALAGSAVDGMLFGEQAEQAANDLRLQGSSEGGAVSRLYGWSRLSGNIIWARELELLNADGGGAKGFGGDEQDEVGASFAVAFCEGEVSHMGRIWADGQLLDTEGLTLRFYRGSESQLPDGLIEATQGVAPAYRGLCYLVVEQLPLSKFGNRIPQLTVELCRVVGDLERNIRAVTVIPGATEFGYDPSPRVLVKAPGSTMGENTHVSRSVSDWTCSIDELMDLCPNLEHVALVVAWFGNDLRCANCAVGPRVEAANREVIGPGWSVMGLGRGSVPVVSTHAGGAAYGGTPSDASVLAAIADLKRRGVRVTLYPLVMMDVPVGNGMPDPYGGVAQAAYPWRGRITCHPAPGRPGSPDKSGVAAAQVATFAAAYRQMVLHYAAMSVAAGGVDALIIGSEMRGLTSVRGAANSFPFIDALVTLAADVRAVVGPATKLTYAADWSEYSGYQADGEKFFHLDPLWASPNINAVGIDNYMPLADWRDGTGHADAALSAHGYDLDYLAGNIAGGEGFDWYYASDADRLAQVRTPISDGTYGEPWVWRFKDIRNWWSHWHHNRPAGVRSATPTAWVPGSKPIWLTELGCGAVDKGANQPNIFGDAKSAESGRPYFSVGTPDPLIQRQVLRAHQAWWRNPANNPAGMVDVDRIYHWTWDARPYPAFPALTEVWADGVNHRSGHWLTGRLGGVASDELAVAIAAEHGVALSAEPAAPFVNGYVLGTATTARDALEPLISITATSLRNGVDGLHLGSSRSATPLAVDRERLAVDEGAVLTRRRTDPAEAPGRLALSYVDRERDYLTGTVTALSRVDGPLVGEASALVLDGSGARLAAERMLDGRGLRQETLELDLPAAMLALEPGDLVDIDGLAEGPFEIAEIRDGLTRRMTAKTLAVGTALATEIDRAPAGGNGVFVRSLPVVAVAHLPPLPSDPSRSRLVIGGHAAPWPGSLQLVDDATGATLATLPRRATLGVTATGLAVGPTAVWDRGQSLEVTIHAGHLAAVEPLAVLAGINRLAVETDAGTWEVIGFAEAALVSTGLYRLSGLLLGLDGTAAGSAAIGRRVLVLDGRCVTLAVEPHWLGETRGFRVYAGQTDLEGTAVSVATGVAAAWPLPPVHLRALRSSGGSIGLSWVRRSRADGDGWGVSESPLDHLPERYAVKIFNGTTLVRQLDCTSSSASYGSAEQVADFGAPPASFTFTVAQVSPVLGAGQAAEGYFNG, from the coding sequence ATGGCCACTCTGGCGCTTTCGCTGGCCGGGCAGTTTGTTGGCGGCATGTTTGGTGGGCCGTTGGGCGCGACCATTGGCCGGGCGCTGGGAGCGCTGGCGGGGAGTGCCGTCGATGGCATGCTGTTTGGCGAACAGGCCGAGCAGGCTGCCAACGATTTGCGGTTGCAGGGCTCGTCGGAGGGCGGGGCGGTGTCCCGGCTTTATGGCTGGAGCCGGCTTTCGGGCAATATTATCTGGGCGCGCGAGCTGGAACTGCTCAATGCCGACGGCGGTGGCGCCAAGGGCTTTGGAGGCGATGAGCAGGACGAGGTGGGCGCGAGCTTTGCCGTGGCGTTCTGCGAGGGTGAAGTCAGCCATATGGGCCGCATCTGGGCCGATGGGCAATTGCTGGATACCGAGGGACTGACGCTGCGCTTTTATCGTGGCAGCGAAAGCCAATTGCCCGATGGGCTGATCGAGGCCACGCAGGGCGTGGCGCCAGCCTATCGCGGGCTCTGTTACCTGGTGGTCGAGCAATTGCCGCTGAGCAAGTTTGGCAACCGTATTCCGCAACTGACCGTGGAGCTGTGCCGGGTGGTGGGCGATCTCGAGCGCAATATTCGCGCCGTGACCGTGATCCCGGGAGCAACCGAATTCGGCTACGATCCGTCACCGCGTGTGCTGGTCAAAGCGCCGGGTTCGACCATGGGCGAGAATACCCATGTGTCGCGGTCGGTCAGCGACTGGACCTGCTCGATCGATGAGCTGATGGACCTGTGCCCCAATCTCGAACACGTGGCGCTGGTAGTGGCCTGGTTCGGCAACGACCTGCGCTGCGCCAATTGCGCGGTCGGCCCGCGCGTCGAGGCGGCGAACCGCGAGGTGATCGGTCCGGGTTGGAGCGTGATGGGGCTGGGGCGCGGGTCGGTGCCCGTGGTGTCGACCCATGCCGGCGGCGCGGCCTATGGCGGCACCCCATCGGATGCGAGCGTGCTGGCGGCGATTGCCGACCTTAAGCGGCGCGGCGTGCGGGTGACGCTCTATCCGCTGGTCATGATGGATGTGCCCGTGGGCAATGGCATGCCAGACCCCTATGGCGGGGTCGCTCAGGCGGCTTATCCATGGCGGGGACGGATCACCTGCCATCCGGCGCCAGGGCGACCAGGCTCGCCAGACAAGAGCGGGGTTGCGGCGGCGCAGGTGGCGACGTTTGCCGCGGCCTATCGACAGATGGTGCTGCATTATGCGGCGATGTCGGTCGCTGCCGGGGGTGTCGATGCGCTGATCATCGGCTCGGAAATGCGCGGGCTCACCAGCGTGCGCGGGGCCGCCAACAGCTTTCCGTTCATCGACGCGCTGGTAACGCTGGCCGCGGATGTGCGGGCGGTGGTGGGACCGGCGACCAAGCTGACCTATGCGGCCGATTGGAGCGAATATTCGGGCTATCAGGCCGACGGCGAGAAGTTCTTTCATCTCGATCCGTTGTGGGCTTCGCCGAATATCAATGCTGTGGGCATCGACAACTACATGCCGCTGGCCGATTGGCGCGACGGCACCGGACATGCCGATGCGGCGCTGTCAGCGCATGGCTACGACTTGGACTACCTCGCCGGCAATATTGCCGGTGGCGAGGGGTTCGATTGGTATTATGCCAGCGACGCCGACCGGCTGGCGCAAGTGCGGACGCCGATCAGCGACGGCACCTATGGCGAGCCGTGGGTGTGGCGGTTCAAGGATATCCGCAATTGGTGGAGCCATTGGCACCACAATCGGCCGGCCGGTGTGCGGAGTGCAACGCCGACGGCCTGGGTGCCGGGATCGAAGCCAATTTGGCTGACCGAACTCGGGTGCGGCGCGGTCGACAAGGGGGCCAACCAGCCCAACATCTTTGGCGATGCCAAGAGCGCGGAGAGTGGGCGCCCGTACTTCTCGGTCGGCACGCCCGATCCGTTGATCCAACGACAGGTTTTGCGGGCGCATCAGGCGTGGTGGCGCAATCCGGCGAACAATCCGGCCGGGATGGTCGATGTCGACAGGATCTATCACTGGACCTGGGATGCGAGGCCCTATCCGGCGTTTCCAGCACTGACTGAGGTTTGGGCCGACGGCGTGAACCACCGCAGCGGCCATTGGCTGACTGGTCGATTGGGCGGCGTTGCGAGCGACGAGCTGGCGGTGGCCATCGCCGCCGAACATGGTGTGGCGCTGAGCGCCGAGCCTGCCGCGCCATTCGTCAATGGCTATGTGTTGGGCACGGCAACGACGGCCCGCGATGCGCTGGAGCCATTGATTTCGATCACCGCGACCAGCCTGCGCAACGGCGTGGATGGATTGCATCTGGGCAGTTCTCGCAGCGCCACGCCGCTGGCGGTGGATCGCGAGCGGTTGGCAGTGGATGAGGGGGCCGTGCTCACGCGGCGGCGCACCGATCCGGCCGAAGCGCCGGGACGGCTGGCGCTGTCCTATGTCGATCGCGAACGCGATTACCTCACCGGCACGGTAACGGCACTAAGCCGCGTCGATGGACCACTGGTCGGCGAGGCGAGCGCGCTGGTGCTCGATGGCTCAGGCGCGCGGCTGGCGGCGGAGCGCATGCTCGATGGTCGCGGCCTGAGGCAGGAGACGCTGGAGCTCGACCTGCCGGCCGCGATGCTGGCGCTTGAGCCCGGTGACCTGGTGGACATCGACGGTCTGGCGGAAGGGCCATTCGAGATTGCGGAAATTCGCGACGGGCTGACCCGGCGGATGACGGCCAAGACCCTGGCAGTGGGCACCGCGCTGGCGACGGAAATCGACCGGGCGCCAGCCGGAGGGAACGGCGTTTTCGTGCGGTCGCTGCCGGTGGTGGCGGTTGCTCATCTGCCGCCGCTGCCGAGCGATCCATCGCGGTCACGACTGGTTATCGGCGGCCATGCCGCGCCCTGGCCCGGAAGCCTGCAATTGGTCGACGATGCGACTGGCGCGACGCTGGCCACGCTGCCGCGCCGCGCCACGTTGGGCGTCACAGCAACCGGCTTAGCGGTTGGCCCCACTGCCGTGTGGGATCGGGGCCAGAGCCTCGAAGTCACCATCCATGCCGGCCATCTCGCTGCGGTTGAACCGTTGGCGGTGCTGGCCGGCATCAATCGGCTGGCGGTCGAAACCGATGCGGGCACTTGGGAAGTCATCGGCTTTGCCGAGGCCGCGCTGGTTTCGACAGGACTGTACCGATTGAGCGGGCTGTTGCTGGGGCTCGATGGCACTGCGGCTGGTTCGGCTGCCATTGGCCGCCGCGTGCTGGTGCTGGACGGGCGTTGCGTGACCTTGGCGGTCGAGCCGCATTGGCTCGGTGAGACCAGAGGCTTCCGTGTCTATGCCGGGCAGACCGACCTGGAAGGGACTGCGGTCTCGGTCGCAACGGGCGTCGCCGCTGCTTGGCCGCTGCCGCCGGTGCATCTGCGCGCGCTGCGATCGAGCGGCGGCTCCATCGGCCTGAGTTGGGTCCGGCGCAGCCGGGCGGATGGCGACGGCTGGGGTGTCAGCGAGAGCCCGCTCGACCACCTGCCGGAACGCTACGCGGTCAAGATATTCAACGGCACCACGCTGGTGCGGCAGCTGGACTGCACCAGTTCTTCGGCAAGCTATGGCAGCGCTGAGCAGGTGGCCGATTTCGGCGCGCCGCCGGCAAGTTTCACATTCACGGTCGCGCAGGTGAGCCCGGTGCTGGGCGCAGGCCAAGCGGCGGAGGGGTACTTCAATGGCTAG
- a CDS encoding glycoside hydrolase family 108 protein translates to MARTRFDICLDEVLRHEGGYADHPSDPGGATNLGITHKTLARWRQVSPWWKLDKAEVRELQRAEAGRIYRASYWDRSKAGSLPPGLDLALFDFAVNSGPDRAIRTLQAETGTAADGQIGPLTLDAVKTRIAAKGAADLINALCDRRLSFLMRLSTFAVFGKGWSARVAAVRKAALAAAGNQTSTSIKLSKWSVIMEILNGNKTYIVAAFMLLAGLAQVLGIDLPALEGASAGHLIMEALAVIFLRKGLKGDIGRA, encoded by the coding sequence ATGGCTAGGACGCGCTTCGATATCTGCCTCGACGAGGTGCTGCGGCATGAGGGCGGCTATGCCGATCATCCCAGCGACCCCGGCGGGGCCACTAATCTCGGCATTACTCACAAGACGCTGGCGCGCTGGCGGCAGGTGTCGCCGTGGTGGAAGCTCGATAAGGCCGAGGTGCGCGAGCTGCAGCGTGCAGAAGCGGGGCGCATCTATCGGGCCAGCTACTGGGACCGCAGCAAGGCCGGCAGTCTGCCGCCCGGGCTCGATCTGGCGCTGTTCGACTTTGCGGTCAATTCGGGGCCAGACCGGGCGATCCGGACGCTGCAGGCCGAGACCGGCACCGCTGCCGACGGCCAGATCGGCCCGCTGACGCTCGATGCGGTCAAGACCCGGATCGCGGCGAAAGGTGCGGCCGACCTCATCAATGCCCTCTGCGACCGGCGCCTGTCTTTCCTGATGCGCCTCTCGACCTTTGCCGTCTTTGGCAAGGGCTGGTCGGCGCGTGTGGCCGCGGTCCGAAAAGCCGCGCTAGCTGCAGCGGGCAATCAGACCTCGACCTCAATCAAGCTAAGCAAATGGAGCGTGATCATGGAGATTCTCAACGGCAACAAGACCTACATCGTCGCAGCGTTCATGCTGCTGGCGGGCCTGGCCCAGGTTCTGGGCATCGACCTGCCGGCGCTGGAGGGCGCGTCGGCCGGCCATCTCATCATGGAGGCACTGGCCGTGATCTTCCTGCGCAAGGGGTTGAAGGGGGATATCGGGCGGGCTTGA
- a CDS encoding DUF1902 domain-containing protein: MPKRMYSVAAHWDDKARVFYSESDIIGLHIEASTLDEFEAVMMDVAPGLVMANHVSKAELATTAPEDLIPAILWQRPPGKAA; this comes from the coding sequence ATGCCCAAGCGCATGTACAGCGTCGCCGCCCACTGGGACGACAAGGCTAGAGTCTTTTACTCGGAGAGCGACATCATCGGGCTCCATATCGAGGCATCAACCCTCGACGAGTTCGAGGCGGTGATGATGGACGTGGCGCCCGGCTTGGTGATGGCCAACCATGTGTCCAAGGCGGAATTGGCGACCACCGCGCCTGAAGACCTCATTCCGGCAATTCTCTGGCAACGACCACCAGGAAAGGCTGCTTGA
- a CDS encoding type II toxin-antitoxin system HicA family toxin has translation MVDGYYSAVVKELRSLGFHHVSNAKGSHEKWVGAAGKTLIVPHNLMSRHTANAILKDAGSAKKF, from the coding sequence TTGGTCGATGGCTATTACTCGGCTGTGGTCAAGGAACTGCGGTCCCTGGGTTTTCACCACGTGAGCAATGCCAAGGGGTCGCACGAGAAATGGGTCGGCGCCGCCGGTAAGACGCTGATAGTGCCGCATAATCTCATGAGCCGGCACACCGCGAACGCCATTCTCAAGGACGCCGGAAGCGCCAAGAAGTTCTAA
- a CDS encoding response regulator transcription factor has protein sequence MRILVVEDDTNLNRQLMEALTDAGYAVDVAFDGEEGHFLGDTEPYDAIVLDIGLPQMDGLSVLEEWRRAGKTTPVLLLTARDRWSDKVQGIDAGADDYVAKPFHMEEVLARIRALVRRAAGLASNEIVAGSVRLDARSGKVTVDGQSVKLTSHELRLLSYLMHHKGKVISRTELTEHLYDQDFDRDSNTIEVFVGRLRKKLPDDCIQTVRGLGYQIAED, from the coding sequence ATGCGTATTCTGGTTGTCGAGGACGATACCAATCTCAATCGCCAGCTCATGGAAGCATTGACCGATGCCGGTTATGCGGTGGACGTGGCTTTCGACGGCGAAGAAGGGCACTTTCTCGGCGATACCGAACCCTATGATGCCATCGTGCTCGATATCGGCCTGCCGCAAATGGACGGGCTCTCCGTACTCGAAGAGTGGCGCCGCGCCGGCAAGACCACGCCGGTGCTGCTGCTGACAGCGCGCGATCGTTGGAGTGACAAGGTGCAGGGCATCGACGCTGGCGCTGACGATTATGTCGCCAAGCCATTTCACATGGAAGAAGTGCTGGCGCGCATCCGTGCCCTGGTGCGGCGTGCGGCGGGCCTGGCATCCAACGAGATCGTCGCCGGCTCGGTGCGGCTCGACGCCCGCTCGGGCAAGGTGACGGTCGATGGCCAGTCGGTGAAGCTGACCAGCCATGAGCTGCGCCTCCTGAGCTATCTGATGCACCATAAGGGCAAGGTGATTTCACGCACCGAGCTGACCGAGCATCTCTACGATCAGGACTTCGACCGCGACAGCAACACGATCGAAGTGTTTGTCGGCCGCTTGCGCAAGAAGCTGCCGGACGACTGCATCCAGACGGTCCGCGGGCTGGGATACCAGATCGCCGAGGACTAA
- a CDS encoding sensor histidine kinase yields the protein MRKGSIAASLFWLSAGWLILALVATGFLLTDLYSRALDNSLSDTLDFHAESLTGALLEAGDPLSDEIGVTDPRFDRPRSGWYWVIRDADGQIYNLSTSVVGINLPAMMGPADTLGRRTAMMDDAFGTRMRVVERSVTLAPNTYQIVVTGNLSEILELVDDFRGQAFIVLGAVGVMLAIMSAIVARFAMRPIDRLSAAIESVREGESVTVTGTYPREIAPLAEEVNELLRSNAQIIERARNQVGNLAHGLKTPIAVLRNEAGAKKGALAEIVLAESEKMSTMVATYLERARLAARTSVVGKKADATMIMLRLTRVMRKIHPDVTIAFQRPDASLPWFRGDEADLEELAGNLLDNACKWSKGQVGVRLDAERSDTGTMLLIRIDDNGPGLSEEDAQKVLRRGVRLDEKTPGSGLGLDIVKELVDVYGGSLALKRSALGGLLVELRLPTAKLGGIAKPAAV from the coding sequence GTGCGTAAGGGCTCGATCGCGGCGTCACTGTTTTGGTTGTCGGCGGGCTGGCTCATCCTGGCGCTGGTGGCGACAGGCTTCCTGCTGACCGATCTCTATTCCCGGGCGCTGGACAACTCCCTGTCCGACACGCTCGATTTCCATGCTGAGAGCCTGACCGGCGCGTTGCTGGAAGCCGGCGATCCGCTCAGCGATGAGATCGGGGTCACAGATCCGCGCTTTGACCGCCCCCGCTCGGGCTGGTATTGGGTCATCCGCGATGCCGACGGTCAGATCTACAACCTCTCCACATCGGTGGTTGGCATCAACCTGCCAGCCATGATGGGGCCGGCCGATACGCTGGGCCGGCGCACAGCCATGATGGACGACGCCTTTGGCACCCGCATGCGCGTGGTGGAGCGCTCGGTGACCTTGGCGCCAAACACCTACCAGATCGTGGTCACCGGCAATCTCAGCGAAATCCTCGAACTGGTGGACGATTTCCGCGGTCAGGCCTTCATCGTGCTGGGGGCGGTGGGCGTCATGCTGGCCATTATGAGCGCCATCGTGGCGCGCTTTGCCATGCGGCCGATCGATCGATTGAGCGCCGCGATCGAAAGCGTGCGCGAGGGCGAAAGCGTCACCGTCACCGGCACCTATCCGCGCGAAATCGCGCCGCTGGCCGAAGAGGTCAACGAGCTGCTGCGCTCCAATGCCCAGATCATCGAGCGCGCGCGCAATCAGGTCGGCAATCTAGCGCACGGACTCAAGACACCGATCGCGGTGCTTCGCAACGAGGCCGGCGCCAAGAAGGGTGCACTCGCCGAGATCGTGCTCGCCGAGAGCGAGAAGATGAGCACCATGGTTGCCACCTACCTCGAACGAGCGCGGCTCGCGGCACGCACCTCGGTGGTCGGCAAAAAAGCCGACGCCACCATGATCATGCTGCGCCTGACGCGGGTGATGCGCAAAATCCACCCCGATGTGACTATCGCCTTCCAGCGGCCCGACGCGTCGTTGCCCTGGTTTCGTGGTGATGAGGCCGATCTTGAGGAACTGGCGGGCAACCTGCTCGATAATGCCTGCAAATGGTCCAAGGGGCAGGTGGGCGTACGGCTCGACGCCGAGCGCAGCGATACCGGTACCATGCTGTTGATCCGTATCGACGACAACGGACCCGGTCTCAGCGAGGAAGACGCCCAAAAAGTGTTGCGCCGCGGTGTCAGGCTGGACGAGAAAACGCCCGGCAGCGGCTTGGGGCTCGATATCGTCAAGGAACTGGTGGATGTGTATGGCGGAAGCTTGGCCCTGAAACGTTCAGCCCTGGGTGGGCTTCTCGTCGAACTACGGTTGCCGACTGCGAAGCTGGGGGGCATCGCAAAACCGGCCGCAGTTTGA